In Pseudobacter ginsenosidimutans, the following are encoded in one genomic region:
- a CDS encoding FecR family protein, translated as MLDKLTEEEIFLLLGKISGSLSPEEEIELTALFSRNPHANTAYEELKNEIPVKNTSEYFSNRHQNPTWKDLTEDLRKPLPGKLVPLYKRKWFAAAVISGLVIGAGLMFLPRSSSTKESATTVAGVSKPGIELTLADGRVIDLSKQQGAIDAGSAKLNNTDKSLNYSLSGAAEQGMSTLNIPVGADYKIKLADGTEVWLNSKTRLEFPLSFTGNTREIRINGEAYIKVAKDPAKPFIVHLPQSSVQVLGTAFNVNTYDGSIEKVALVEGSVSLKVPGAESRIVPGNQAIYTAGQPVSQEAFDPKYVLSWRNGLYYFNDASLQEISKVVPRWFGINLEIDNPAINDRRFTGVIDRKKPVAVFLDDLKAIAKIESWFDREGNLHLK; from the coding sequence ATGCTGGATAAATTAACTGAGGAAGAAATATTTCTGCTACTGGGAAAGATCAGCGGCTCGTTGAGCCCGGAAGAAGAAATTGAGCTGACAGCATTGTTCAGCAGGAATCCGCATGCCAATACCGCATATGAAGAACTGAAGAATGAAATACCTGTAAAAAATACATCTGAATATTTCTCCAATCGTCATCAAAATCCAACCTGGAAGGATCTTACAGAAGATCTCCGTAAACCGCTGCCAGGCAAACTGGTCCCGCTCTATAAAAGAAAATGGTTTGCAGCTGCAGTTATTAGCGGACTGGTGATTGGCGCCGGATTGATGTTCCTGCCGAGATCCTCCTCCACAAAAGAATCAGCCACAACTGTGGCCGGGGTTTCAAAACCAGGCATCGAACTGACGCTTGCAGACGGGAGAGTGATCGATCTCTCCAAACAGCAGGGCGCTATCGATGCCGGATCAGCGAAACTGAATAATACCGATAAATCACTGAACTATTCACTCTCCGGGGCCGCTGAGCAGGGCATGAGCACCCTGAACATACCTGTGGGCGCGGATTACAAGATCAAGCTGGCAGATGGCACCGAAGTATGGCTGAACTCGAAAACGCGGCTTGAATTTCCACTATCCTTCACCGGTAATACCCGTGAGATAAGGATAAATGGGGAGGCTTATATCAAAGTGGCGAAGGATCCGGCGAAACCATTTATCGTGCACCTGCCTCAGAGCAGCGTACAGGTGCTGGGAACTGCATTTAATGTAAACACTTATGATGGCAGTATAGAAAAAGTGGCGCTGGTGGAAGGTTCCGTAAGCCTCAAAGTTCCCGGAGCTGAAAGCAGGATAGTACCGGGCAATCAGGCAATCTATACTGCCGGCCAACCGGTGAGCCAGGAAGCTTTCGATCCCAAATATGTGCTGAGCTGGAGAAATGGCTTGTATTATTTCAACGATGCCAGCCTGCAGGAAATAAGCAAAGTAGTGCCACGCTGGTTTGGGATAAATCTGGAAATTGATAATCCCGCAATAAATGACCGGAGATTTACCGGGGTTATCGACAGGAAAAAGCCAGTAGCAGTATTCCTGGATGATCTGAAAGCCATCGCAAAAATTGAGTCCTGGTTTGACAGGGAAGGAAATCTTCATTTGAAATAG
- a CDS encoding RNA polymerase sigma-70 factor — protein MQKESTDYSLLLEALKAFDLAAFDTLYRNTRERLFAYSFSILKDEVAAQDLVQDFFIDFWESKIFLNIHSGLLGYLVRSIGNRSIDLKKKEERRKLLQRQFGEIEAGSFQEGDKLVNRELGRELEAAITSLPPMPAKVFRLHYVEKQSYKEISEELGISTATISNHMTRALKMLRQQLKIN, from the coding sequence TTGCAAAAAGAGTCAACAGATTATTCCCTATTATTAGAAGCACTGAAAGCCTTTGATCTGGCTGCTTTTGATACCTTGTATCGCAACACGAGGGAGCGACTCTTTGCCTATTCTTTTTCCATCCTGAAAGATGAAGTGGCGGCGCAGGACCTGGTACAGGATTTCTTTATCGATTTCTGGGAGAGCAAAATATTCCTGAATATCCATTCCGGCCTGCTGGGCTATCTGGTGCGATCCATCGGTAATCGCAGTATCGATCTGAAGAAAAAAGAAGAACGCAGGAAATTGCTGCAGCGGCAGTTCGGGGAGATCGAGGCAGGGAGTTTTCAGGAGGGCGACAAACTGGTGAATCGTGAACTGGGGCGGGAACTGGAAGCAGCCATCACCAGCCTGCCACCGATGCCAGCCAAAGTATTCCGACTTCATTATGTTGAAAAGCAGAGCTACAAGGAGATTTCAGAGGAGCTGGGAATCAGCACTGCCACTATCAGCAATCATATGACGCGGGCGCTTAAAATGCTAAGGCAGCAATTAAAAATAAATTAG